One segment of Acetoanaerobium noterae DNA contains the following:
- a CDS encoding cupin domain-containing protein, giving the protein MVEQVFKFSTGNEKAVEKLIMDENVHYIHMVFNKEEGLPEHYSNSNVYMSVIRGKLSIDLDNQGVHKYDSGNLLKIPKGIKMNVKNLDEDTLELIVVKSPAPSNM; this is encoded by the coding sequence ATGGTAGAACAAGTATTTAAATTTTCAACTGGTAATGAAAAGGCTGTAGAAAAATTAATTATGGATGAAAACGTACATTATATTCACATGGTATTTAATAAGGAAGAAGGTCTTCCTGAACATTATTCAAATTCAAATGTATATATGTCAGTAATAAGAGGAAAATTATCGATAGATTTAGATAATCAAGGAGTTCATAAATATGATTCTGGAAATTTATTAAAAATTCCTAAAGGAATAAAAATGAACGTAAAAAATCTTGATGAAGATACTTTAGAGCTAATAGTTGTAAAATCGCCTGCACCAAGCAATATGTAA
- a CDS encoding permease encodes MDIFTLSFWAISIILFGISITKDKKKTIIAMKKSKSMMKNMIGEILGIIFLIGLVLTFIPPETIKAFLGSSKSPLVTIISALAGSVTLIPAFVAFPLVGSLVDAGASIVPAVAFLTTLTMVGVVTFPLEKKKFGFKFALLRNALSFVFAIAIALVMGVIL; translated from the coding sequence ATGGATATATTTACACTTAGTTTTTGGGCAATATCAATTATATTATTTGGAATATCAATTACTAAAGACAAGAAAAAAACTATTATCGCAATGAAAAAGTCTAAAAGTATGATGAAAAATATGATAGGAGAGATATTAGGCATTATCTTTTTAATTGGATTGGTACTGACATTTATTCCACCTGAGACAATAAAAGCTTTTCTTGGGTCATCAAAATCTCCACTTGTAACAATTATATCTGCACTAGCAGGAAGCGTTACTCTTATTCCTGCATTTGTAGCTTTTCCACTTGTAGGCTCATTAGTAGATGCAGGTGCCAGCATAGTACCAGCTGTAGCATTTTTGACTACCTTAACAATGGTAGGGGTAGTTACTTTTCCTCTTGAGAAGAAAAAGTTTGGCTTTAAATTTGCATTGCTGAGGAATGCTCTTAGCTTTGTATTTGCCATAGCTATAGCTTTAGTGATGGGGGTAATATTATGA
- a CDS encoding class I SAM-dependent methyltransferase, whose product MSKMEIECIRSLKKNLAHEKEDSLEDIITVVNPSLGERVLLLGNIKNIGKYIRKMGAEVKILQCEDQALDTTNYLLNESCEFISGNIDNMPFQDEYFDKVIFLESFNSFKDEKRVLKEIVRVLKNSGQLLIKENDCNCMSYKVESIKSMIRGEYCKYYNPDELSNKLRDFGLDGTVETVTKKKYIYLGTKIS is encoded by the coding sequence ATGTCAAAAATGGAGATTGAGTGTATACGAAGTCTTAAAAAAAATTTAGCTCATGAAAAAGAAGATTCTTTAGAAGATATCATTACTGTTGTGAATCCATCACTTGGTGAGAGGGTATTGCTACTTGGGAATATCAAAAATATTGGCAAATACATCAGGAAGATGGGGGCAGAGGTAAAGATACTTCAATGTGAGGACCAGGCTTTAGATACTACCAATTATTTATTAAATGAAAGCTGTGAGTTTATAAGTGGCAACATCGATAATATGCCATTTCAAGACGAATATTTCGATAAAGTAATTTTTTTGGAGAGTTTTAACAGCTTTAAAGATGAAAAAAGAGTATTAAAAGAAATTGTAAGGGTGCTAAAAAATAGTGGACAGCTTCTTATAAAGGAAAATGACTGTAATTGTATGTCTTATAAAGTGGAGTCAATTAAGTCAATGATAAGAGGAGAATACTGTAAATACTACAATCCTGATGAACTGTCGAATAAGCTTAGAGACTTTGGCTTAGATGGAACAGTTGAAACGGTTACTAAGAAAAAATATATTTATTTAGGAACTAAAATTTCATAA
- a CDS encoding amidohydrolase yields the protein MNRDYIWNFNDEFISYLKSTRANLNAMPELGMQEYKTSAYIKNELDKMGYAYKSHIETSVSGMIKGSDPSKTIAFRADMDALNSNNQIKHLCGHDGHMTILFGLLNYIKTNKIIPKDNIVFIFQPAEEAPGGAQPMIENNLMTDYNIDEIYGLHIYPELKKGEIGCKKGPFLARICEIDVEILGKAAHGAAPHKGKDAILIASQFLNMVQGIISREVSPINPAVLTFGSIHGGSRRNIICDKVNLEATLRVFSDEVYDFIKARVISIAKGLELAHNCTITVNTNDDYPAVNNDEALYEQFKSLITSDESLKYIDLDYLMISEDFSYYQKEVQGLFFMLGSQNEELGHIHGLHTHEFDFEPEVLLDGIDIFLKILKSKNII from the coding sequence ATGAATAGAGATTATATTTGGAATTTTAATGATGAGTTCATCAGTTACCTAAAATCCACGAGAGCAAATTTAAATGCTATGCCTGAGCTAGGCATGCAGGAATATAAAACTTCTGCTTACATAAAAAATGAGCTAGACAAGATGGGATATGCATATAAAAGCCATATTGAAACTTCAGTTTCAGGAATGATTAAAGGATCAGATCCAAGTAAAACTATTGCTTTTAGAGCGGACATGGATGCTCTAAACAGCAATAATCAAATCAAGCACCTTTGTGGTCATGATGGGCATATGACAATCCTTTTTGGACTACTAAATTACATAAAAACAAATAAAATAATTCCAAAAGATAATATAGTATTTATATTTCAGCCTGCGGAGGAAGCACCAGGCGGAGCTCAACCTATGATAGAAAATAACCTAATGACAGATTACAATATAGATGAAATTTACGGACTTCATATATATCCCGAGCTTAAAAAAGGAGAAATAGGCTGTAAAAAAGGTCCTTTTTTAGCAAGAATATGTGAAATAGATGTTGAAATTTTAGGAAAAGCCGCTCATGGTGCAGCGCCTCATAAAGGCAAGGATGCTATTTTAATAGCAAGTCAGTTTTTAAATATGGTACAGGGGATTATTTCAAGAGAGGTCAGCCCTATAAATCCAGCCGTATTGACATTTGGAAGTATTCATGGCGGAAGCAGACGAAATATCATATGTGATAAAGTAAATCTAGAAGCTACTCTTAGAGTTTTTTCAGATGAAGTATATGACTTTATCAAAGCTAGAGTTATAAGTATAGCAAAAGGCTTAGAATTAGCTCATAATTGTACTATAACTGTAAATACAAATGACGATTATCCTGCAGTGAACAACGATGAAGCTCTTTATGAGCAGTTTAAAAGCCTTATTACTTCTGACGAATCACTTAAATATATAGACCTTGATTATTTGATGATATCTGAAGATTTTTCATATTACCAAAAGGAAGTACAAGGTCTGTTCTTTATGCTAGGAAGTCAGAATGAGGAGCTTGGTCATATTCATGGACTTCACACTCATGAATTCGATTTTGAACCAGAGGTGCTTTTAGATGGAATTGATATCTTTCTAAAAATACTAAAGTCAAAAAATATTATTTAG
- the hpt gene encoding hypoxanthine phosphoribosyltransferase has product MDIDKKVWEVLCSEEEINQRITEMGKQISEEYKGKNLYVISLLKGSFVFTADLVRKISIPVKIGFMTTSSYGHSDTSSGKVQMKADITDDLEEYDVMVVDDIVDSGITMNFVLEHLKSKNPKSLTSCVLLDKPSRRQIFMEPDYVGFTIEDKFVVGYGLNYGDYYRNIPYVFAVTNEDKE; this is encoded by the coding sequence ATGGATATTGATAAAAAAGTATGGGAAGTTCTATGTTCTGAGGAAGAAATCAATCAAAGAATTACTGAAATGGGAAAACAAATTAGTGAGGAATATAAGGGCAAAAACTTATATGTTATATCATTACTAAAAGGTAGCTTTGTTTTTACAGCTGATTTAGTAAGAAAGATTTCGATTCCTGTTAAAATTGGATTTATGACTACATCTAGCTATGGACATTCAGATACTTCAAGTGGAAAAGTTCAAATGAAAGCTGATATTACTGATGATTTAGAAGAATATGATGTTATGGTAGTAGATGATATAGTAGACTCTGGAATTACTATGAATTTTGTTTTAGAGCATCTAAAATCCAAGAATCCAAAGAGTCTAACCTCATGTGTTCTTTTAGATAAACCAAGCAGAAGACAAATATTCATGGAGCCAGATTATGTAGGCTTTACTATTGAAGATAAATTTGTAGTTGGTTATGGACTAAACTATGGAGATTATTACAGAAACATACCTTATGTGTTTGCTGTTACAAACGAAGATAAAGAGTAA
- a CDS encoding permease: protein MKINKFMRKNKTLIFVALVYIVLLISNPEKATKAISNSTYYLVEMIMIMPVVYLLTVVLDALIPKEAIIKGFGFDSGLKGNILALFLGSISAGPIYAAFPISKMLLDKGASLGNVVIVLSSWAVVKLPMLANEAKFLGVKFMAIRWAFTVIAIFIMGYIFNRYLSTEDIPSE, encoded by the coding sequence ATGAAGATAAATAAATTTATGCGAAAAAATAAGACTCTAATATTTGTAGCCTTAGTCTATATAGTGTTATTAATATCAAATCCAGAGAAAGCAACAAAAGCTATTAGTAATAGCACATATTATTTAGTAGAAATGATTATGATTATGCCAGTGGTGTATCTTCTTACTGTAGTATTGGATGCACTTATACCAAAGGAAGCTATAATAAAAGGATTTGGCTTTGACTCAGGATTGAAAGGAAATATATTAGCTCTGTTTTTAGGAAGTATTTCAGCAGGTCCGATATATGCAGCTTTTCCGATTTCTAAAATGCTGCTAGACAAAGGTGCTAGTTTAGGAAATGTAGTTATTGTTCTTAGCTCTTGGGCAGTAGTAAAACTACCAATGCTAGCAAATGAAGCTAAATTTTTAGGAGTAAAATTCATGGCTATAAGGTGGGCTTTCACTGTTATTGCAATTTTTATTATGGGATATATATTTAATAGATATTTGAGCACTGAGGATATTCCTAGTGAGTAA
- a CDS encoding TIGR03905 family TSCPD domain-containing protein — translation MLKYKTQGTCSREIIFDIENNTIKSAEFVGGCPGNLIGISSLVKDMDIHEAITRLEGITCGNKTTSCPDQLSNALKEYLKTSFEIA, via the coding sequence ATGCTAAAATATAAAACTCAAGGAACTTGCTCAAGAGAAATAATCTTCGATATAGAAAACAATACTATTAAATCTGCAGAATTCGTAGGAGGATGTCCAGGTAATCTGATTGGAATTTCATCTTTAGTTAAAGATATGGATATTCACGAGGCTATCACTAGACTTGAAGGAATCACCTGCGGAAATAAAACAACCTCATGTCCTGACCAGCTTTCCAATGCTCTTAAAGAATATCTTAAAACAAGCTTCGAAATAGCTTAA
- a CDS encoding Crp/Fnr family transcriptional regulator, whose translation MKTIIKKLEGLSLIDTVSDKDLEYYLKSGQLKLVKYKKNSIIHFDSEKCLKVEILVSGRVVVNRIDEDGNLLNVTEFIRDDLIGGNLIFSKNPYYPMTVETHTDSELLEIDKKLLFMLLSENVNFLKIFLELISDNAMMLGDKIKHYVSKTIRQSLLNYFDYESKKQNTNIIKLNITKKALAEKIGVSRTSISRELAKMKAEALIDYSKNQIKLLYLDSK comes from the coding sequence ATGAAAACAATTATAAAGAAATTAGAGGGGCTTTCACTTATAGATACTGTTTCTGATAAGGATCTAGAATATTACTTAAAATCCGGGCAGCTAAAGCTAGTCAAATATAAAAAAAATAGCATAATTCACTTTGATTCTGAAAAGTGCTTAAAGGTTGAAATTCTAGTATCTGGCAGAGTAGTGGTAAACAGAATAGATGAGGATGGGAATTTACTCAATGTGACTGAGTTTATAAGAGATGATTTAATAGGAGGCAATTTGATTTTTTCTAAAAATCCTTATTATCCTATGACTGTAGAAACTCATACAGATTCTGAGCTTCTAGAAATAGATAAAAAGCTTTTGTTTATGCTTTTATCTGAAAATGTAAACTTTCTAAAAATATTCTTAGAGCTTATATCAGACAATGCAATGATGCTTGGTGATAAAATCAAACATTATGTAAGTAAGACTATAAGACAAAGCTTATTAAACTATTTTGACTACGAATCTAAAAAGCAAAATACCAATATCATAAAACTTAATATAACTAAAAAAGCTCTCGCTGAGAAAATAGGAGTTAGCCGTACCTCTATTTCACGAGAGCTTGCAAAAATGAAAGCTGAAGCTTTAATTGACTACTCTAAAAATCAAATTAAACTTCTTTACCTAGATTCTAAATAA
- a CDS encoding DUF4364 family protein translates to MFEKSSEELALNKLYILYILNKMQLPLTNGQITNIFIENDLLDYFSLQEYLYQLKEAELVNLTSKNNLDYYSISEKGKIALNYFTNRIDSDKKESLDIFVHKNKENIIRDREVKAEFKKLADGQFDVKLEIIDNNRPYISISLNVPTNKTANIIAENWKNNASNLYSSIIETLIKKP, encoded by the coding sequence GTGTTTGAAAAGTCATCTGAAGAACTTGCTTTAAATAAGTTATATATTCTATATATATTAAATAAAATGCAGCTTCCTCTTACTAATGGTCAAATAACAAATATATTTATAGAAAATGATTTGCTCGATTATTTTTCTCTTCAGGAGTACTTATATCAGCTTAAGGAAGCTGAGCTTGTCAACTTAACAAGCAAAAACAATCTAGACTACTATTCAATTTCTGAAAAAGGGAAAATTGCGCTTAATTATTTTACTAATAGAATAGATAGTGATAAAAAAGAAAGCCTAGATATATTTGTACACAAAAACAAAGAAAATATAATAAGAGATAGAGAGGTTAAGGCAGAATTTAAAAAACTAGCTGACGGACAGTTTGATGTAAAGCTAGAGATTATAGATAACAACCGTCCCTATATCAGCATATCTTTAAATGTGCCTACTAACAAAACTGCCAATATCATAGCTGAAAACTGGAAAAATAACGCATCAAATTTATATAGCTCAATAATAGAAACCTTAATTAAAAAACCATAA